Proteins encoded together in one Dasypus novemcinctus isolate mDasNov1 chromosome 9, mDasNov1.1.hap2, whole genome shotgun sequence window:
- the LOC105745337 gene encoding large ribosomal subunit protein eL21-like has product MTNTKGKRRGTRYMFSRPFRKHGVVPLATYMRIYKKGDIVDIKGMGTVQKGMPHKCYHGKTGRVYNVTQHAVGIVVNKQVKGKILAKRINVRIEHIKHSKSRDSFLKHVKENDQKKKEAKEKGTWVQLKRQPAPPREAHFVRTNGKEPELLEPIPYEFMA; this is encoded by the coding sequence atgacaaacacaaagggaaagaggagagggacCCGCTATATGTTTTCTAGGCCTTTTAGAAAACATGGAGTTGTTCCTTTGGCCACATATATGCGAATCTACAAGAAAGGTGATATCGTAGACATAAAGGGAATGGGCACTGTTCAAAAAGGAATGCCCCACAAATGTTACCATGGCAAAACGGGAAGAGTCTACAATGTTACCCAGCATGCTGTTGGTATAGTGGTAAACAAACAGGTTAAGGGCAAGATTCTTGCCAAGAGAATTAATGTACGCATTGAGCATATTAAGCACTCTAAGAGCCGAGATAGCTTCCTAAAACATGTGAAGGAAAATgatcaaaaaaagaaggaagctaaAGAGAAAGGTACCTGGGTCCAACTGAAACGCCAGCCTGCTCCACCCAGGGAAGCACACTTTGTGAGAACTAATGGAAAAGAGCCTGAGCTACTGGAACCTATTCCCTATGAATTCATGGCATAA